A single genomic interval of Cucumis sativus cultivar 9930 chromosome 5, Cucumber_9930_V3, whole genome shotgun sequence harbors:
- the LOC101217845 gene encoding uncharacterized protein LOC101217845: MATVQSDIRGAFHIASSTFLSITPNLMLRRTASLSGKLLFPSFKLRAFSTGAAVRVPDKPSICTADELHYVSVPNSDWRLALWRYHPSPQAPPRNHPLLLLSGVGTNAIGYDLAPGCSFARHMSGQGFDTWILEVRGAGLSLQEPNLKEIEHSAKVKSDKMEAASEIKINGTSKEVKESTKILSDLAKSDSCINGKESASSMVEEEDFIGITTIWDESSLVSELTETFMRLSERLSGFLSEGQSRIMSAKLFDQISKLLVDSQLSERFNEVRGRLSNLLETGQTSVIAGQIRDLSQRLVEIIDDGQRSVSPPLFNLQDRFSSTIDDFQKQLDLIVKYDWDFDHYLLEDVPAAIDYIRDVSKPRDGKLLAIGHSMGGILLYAELSRCGCEGRDPRFAAIVTLASSLDYTPSKSALKLLLPLADPAQALNVPVVPLGALLSASYPLSSRSPYVFSWLNNLISAEDMMHPEMLKKLVLNNFCTIPAKLVLQLTTAFREGGLRDRSNTFFYKDHIHKCNVPVLAIAGDQDLICPPVAVEETAKLIPQHLVTYKCFGEPEGPHYAHYDLVGGRLAVEQVYPCIIEFISQHDAI, translated from the exons ATGGCGACGGTACAGTCCGATATTCGCGGTGCTTTTCACATCGCCTCCTCCACTTTCCTTTCCATCACCCCTAACCTCATGCTCCGCCGAACCGCTTCCCTTTCAGGTAAACTTCTTTTCCCCTCCTTCAAGTTGAGAGCATTCTCCACCGGTGCTGCTGTTCGAGTTCCTGATAAGCCCTCGATTTGTACGGCCGACGAGCTTCATTATGTCTCTGTACCCAATTCTGACTGGAGACTTGCACTCTGGCGCTACCATCCCTCTCCTCAG GCGCCGCCGAGGAATCATCCCCTCTTGTTATTATCTGGAGTTGGAACTAATGCCATTGGTTATGATCTCGCCCCTGGG tGTTCTTTCGCGAGGCATATGTCTGGCCAGGGGTTTGACACATGGATTCTTGAAGTTCGAGGTGCAGGATTGAGCTTGCAGgaaccaaatttgaaagaaattgaacATTCAGCTAAAGTTAAATCTGACAAAATGGAAGCAGCCTCTGAGATCAAAATAAATGGAACTTCAAAAGAGGTAAAAGAGTCGACAAAAATTTTAAGTGACCTTGCAAAATCAGATAGTTGCATCAATGGGAAAGAATCCGCTTCTTCTatggttgaagaagaagatttcaTAGGAATAACAACAATTTGGGATGAGTCAAGTTTGGTTTCAGAGTTAACAGAAACTTTTATGCGTCTGTCAGAACGGCTTTCTGGCTTTCTAAGTGAAGGTCAATCAAGGATTATGTCTGCTAAattatttgatcaaatttcGAAACTCTTAGTTGATTCCCAATTATCTGAACGTTTTAATGAAGTGAGAGGAAGGCTTTCGAATTTGTTGGAAACAGGACAGACCTCAGTCATTGCTGGCCAGATCAGGGATTTGAGTCAGAGGCTTGTAGAAATTATCGACGACGGTCAACGATCTGTTTCACCTCCATTGTTCAATTTGCAAGATCgattttcttcaacaattgATGATTTTCAGAAACAACTTGATTTAATAGTAAAGTATGACTGGGACTTTGATCATTACCTGCTGGAGGACGTACCTGCTGCG ATTGATTATATCAGGGATGTAAGCAAACCAAGGGATGGTAAATTGCTTGCTATTGGGCACTCAATGGGTGGCATTTTGCTTTATGCAGAACTTTCTCGTTGTG GTTGTGAAGGAAGAGACCCCAGATTTGCTGCTATTGTTACTTTGGCGTCTTCCCTAGACTATACTCCTTCAAAATCAGCCCTGAAATTACTTTTGCCCCTT GCAGACCCTGCACAGGCTCTTAATGTTCCAGTTGTTCCGTTAGGAGCTCTGCTATCAGCTTCATATCCTCTATCATCTCGCTCTCCTTATGTCTTTTCTTGGCTAAATAATCTTATTTCGGCAGAAGATATGATGCATCctgaaatgttaaaaaaactCGTCTTGAACAATTTCT GTACCATTCCCGCTAAACTCGTCTTACAACTTACAACTGCTTTTCGCGAAGGTGGTTTACGAGACAGAAGTAATACCTTTTTCTACAAGGATCATATTCATAAATGCAATGTCCCAGTCTTGGCGATTGCTGGAGACCAGGATCTAATCTGTCCACCTGTAGCTGTAGAAG AAACGGCAAAGCTTATTCCCCAGCACCTTGTTACATATAAATGTTTTGGAGAACCAGAAGGTCCACATTATGCACATTATGATTTAGTTGGAGGACGGCTg GCGGTGGAACAGGTGTATCCATGTATCATTGAATTTATTAGCCAGCATGATGCAATTTGA
- the LOC101203259 gene encoding receptor protein kinase-like protein ZAR1, which produces MLVGLFLILLCCSDCLVLVSSLNDEGFVLLTLKQSISLDPDGAFSYWDSSNETPCSWNGVGCLNDIVVSVTIPKRNLYGFLPSSLGALSGLRHLNLRNNRLFGSLPFQLFSAQALQSLVLYGNSFSGFVPNGIGKLKYLQTLDLSQNLFNGSLPASIIQCSRLKTIDVSHNNFTGSLPHGFGTSFSYLEKLDLSFNTFDGSLPSDLGNLSSLQGTFDLSHNLFSGSIPSSLGNLPEKVYIDLSHNNLSGPIPQNGALMNRGPTAFIGNPGLCGSPLKSKCSSGTLSASSPSLLPFLPDDHSPGISGVYAEKTRGLSKSAVIAIVLGDVVGICLIGLLFSYCYSRACYPRTKDKMGHNSDKGKGRNECLCFRKDESESVSQNVEQYDLVPLDAQVGFDLDELLKASAFVIGKSGIGIVYKVVLEDGVTLAVRRLGEGGSQRFKEFQTEVEAIAKLRHSNLVTLRAYYWSVDEKLLIYEFIPNGNLATAIHGKPGTVSFTPLSWSARLKIMEGIAKGIVYLHEFSPKKYVHGDLKPNNILLTQNMEAKISDFGLARLANIAGGTPTLQSSRMASEKPLDPKQPKTVTSEIICSSSSNTGTCYQAPESLKVLKPSQKWDVYSYGMILLEMITGRFPLIQVSSSSEMDLVHWIQLCIEEQKPLSEVIDPHLIQDADKEEEFISILKIAMSCVHGSPERRPTMRHVSDAIERLSSSSSSSRN; this is translated from the exons ATGCTTGTGGGTCTGTTTCTCATTCTTTTGTGCTGTTCTGATTGTCTTGTTCTTGTGAGCTCTTTGAATGATGAAGGGTTTGTGCTTTTAACACTTAAACAGTCCATTTCACTAGACCCAGATGGGGCTTTTAGCTATTGGGATTCTTCTAATGAAACCCCTTGTTCTTGGAATGGGGTTGGTTGTCTAAATGATATTGTTGTCTCTGTTACCATTCCTAAGAGGAATTTGTATggatttcttccttcttctcttgGTGCTCTTTCTGGGCTTCGccatttgaatttaagaaaCAATAGGCTTTTTGGGAGTTTGCCTTTTCAGCTCTTCTCTGCTCAAGCTCTACAGAGCTTGGTTCTTTATGGGAATTCCTTTTCTGGATTTGTTCCAAATGGGATTGGGAAGCTTAAATACCTTCAAACTTTGgatttatctcaaaatttattcaatgGGTCATTACCGGCTTCAATTATACAATGCAGTAGACTTAAAACCATTGATGTTAGTCACAATAACTTCACTGGTTCACTACCACATGGGTTTGGAACTAGTTTTAGTTATTTGGAGAAACTGGATCTTTCATTTAACACATTTGATGGTTCCCTTCCTAGTGATTTGGGGAATTTGTCTAGTTTACAGGGCACTTTTGACTTATCTCATAATCTTTTTTCTGGTTCAATTCCATCTAGCCTAGGAAACCTACCTGAAAAGGTTTACATTGATCTCAGCCATAACAATTTGAGTGGTCCAATACCTCAAAATGGTGCTCTGATGAACAGAGGACCCACTGCTTTTATTGGTAATCCTGGGCTCTGTGGTTCCCCATTGAAGAGCAAATGTTCTTCAGGAACTCTGAGTGCAAGCTCACCGTCCTTGCTTCCGTTTCTCCCAGACGATCACTCGCCAGGGATTTCTGGCGTCTATGCTGAGAAAACCAGGGGATTGAGTAAGAGTGCTGTGATTGCAATAGTACTTGGTGATGTGGTTGGTATATGTTTGATTGGGTTATTGTTCTCATATTGTTATTCTAGAGCATGTTATCCAAGGACCAAAGACAAAATGGGGCATAATTCTGATaagggaaaaggaagaaatgagTGTTTATGTTTCAGGAAGGATGAATCTGAGTCGGTTTCACAGAATGTGGAGCAGTATGATCTTGTGCCATTGGATGCACAAGTAGGATTTGATCTTGATGAACTTCTCAAGGCATCAGCCTTTGTTATTGGCAAAAGTGGGATTGGTATAGTATATAAAGTGGTACTTGAAGATGGAGTTACATTGGCCGTGCGACGATTGGGCGAAGGCGGTTCACAAAGGTTCAAAGAATTTCAAACAGAAGTAGAAGCAATAGCAAAGCTAAGGCATTCCAATCTTGTCACTCTTAGAGCCTATTATTGGTCTGTTGATGAGAAACTGCTCATTTATGAATTCATACCCAATGGAAACCTTGCCACTGCTATTCATG GAAAGCCAGGAACGGTATCTTTCACGCCGTTATCCTGGTCTGCTAGATTAAAGATCATGGAAGGAATTGCTAAAGGAATTGTCTATCTCCATGAATTCAGCCCCAAGAAGTATGTTCATGGAGATTTGAAACCCAACAATATACTGCTTACTCAAAACATGGAAGCCAAAATTTCTGACTTCGGCCTCGCTCGACTTGCGAATATTGCAGGAGGAACCCCAACCTTACAATCAAGTCGAATGGCGTCCGAGAAACCATTAGATCCAAAACAACCGAAAACTGTAACATCCGAGATTATTTGTAGTTCATCTTCCAACACAGGAACTTGTTATCAAGCCCCTGAATCACTCAAAGTCTTAAAACCATCCCAAAAATGGGATGTTTACTCATATGGTATGATCTTACTTGAAATGATCACAGGAAGATTTCCATTAATCCAAGTGAGTTCTTCCTCTGAAATGGATCTTGTTCATTGGATTCAACTATGCATTGAAGAACAAAAGCCACTTTCAGAAGTAATAGATCCACATCTAATTCAAGATGCagataaagaagaagagttcATCTCTATTCTCAAAATTGCTATGTCTTGTGTTCATGGAAGCCCTGAAAGGAGACCTACCATGAGACACGTTTCTGATGCCATTGAAAGGCTATCGTcgtcttcatcatcatcaaggAACTAA
- the LOC105435696 gene encoding uncharacterized protein LOC105435696 — translation MDIIATSSAQNLRRLWRRRAYQRLGSGNNMSTVTTRSSRSFRVGRMMIMRRRVSPKIRLKVSSPLKVVAKIHDAYVEMMMRLANSVGNMYAIGGFGNRKRIPKPQNQVPLGGEQIDAKLVLEIYNKLAASKNSSNANINL, via the coding sequence atggatatcATTGCAACTTCATCAGCTCAAAACTTGAGGAGGCTATGGAGAAGAAGAGCATACCAAAGGTTAGGAAGTGGCAACAACATGAGTACTGTCACCACAAGATCATCAAGGAGCTTTCGGGTCGGTCGGATGATGATCATGAGACGACGAGTATCTCCTAAAATACGGTTGAAAGTGTCGTCGCCGTTGAAAGTTGTAGCAAAGATTCACGATGCGTATGTCGAGATGATGATGAGGTTGGCCAATAGTGTGGGGAATATGTATGCCATTGGAGGGTTTGGAAATAGGAAGAGGATACCAAAACCTCAAAATCAAGTTCCTCTTGGTGGAGAACAAATTGATGCTAAATTGGTATTGGAAATCTATAACAAACTTGCTGCTTCCAAGAACAGCTCTAATGCTAACATAAACTTATGA